A genomic segment from uncultured Desulfuromonas sp. encodes:
- a CDS encoding sensor histidine kinase, whose protein sequence is MDVNRLLRFIRRFEPRTLYGQMLVLVLVVALIELFISGAIFASLIGNISEKQIGRRALDIAHAVAVMPTVVNALQQPQLEHAEIQRLAEAIRAQTLAEYVVIADRSGKRLSHPETERIGKKFVGGDEARALEEGRSYTSKAQGTLGYSLRGIVPVFDQQQTIIGFVAVGYLTQDIAEIVHGYQSEPRTYILMMIVVALLSASIIARFVKKQTLGLEPYEIAALYQERDAILQSIRAGIIAVDGASRIRLVNQAALQHTGLDASTPLIGRSVAEVFADSDFKPLLQAGQEIHFKELIIDGQPMFFTSVPIVYQGEVMGSVASFRRKEELDRLEEELRQTREFTEMLRVQAHEYSNKLHTLSGLLQIQAYDEALDLIVREAEDYQSLIQFLTRAVPHPMIAAIILGKYNRAQELKVAFSIDPDSTMADIPDSLNQQKLVTILGNLLDNALEAAQRNSDAPAKIQLFMTDIGHDLIFEIEDSGSGIDPDKQEHVFIKGYSSKSDESATHGAHGVGLYLVREKVEELAGQVTISTGDLGGALFTLIIPKQPDREDV, encoded by the coding sequence ATGGATGTAAACCGTCTGTTGCGCTTTATCAGACGTTTTGAGCCGCGGACGCTTTATGGCCAGATGCTTGTTCTGGTGCTCGTGGTGGCGCTGATCGAATTATTTATCAGTGGGGCGATTTTTGCCAGTTTGATCGGCAATATCTCCGAAAAACAGATCGGTCGGCGCGCGCTGGATATTGCCCATGCCGTAGCGGTGATGCCAACAGTCGTCAACGCGTTACAGCAGCCGCAGCTAGAGCACGCGGAAATACAGCGTCTGGCCGAAGCCATCCGTGCGCAGACCTTGGCGGAGTACGTGGTTATTGCCGATCGTAGCGGCAAGCGACTTTCCCACCCTGAAACGGAACGGATCGGCAAAAAATTTGTCGGCGGAGATGAAGCTCGCGCTTTAGAAGAAGGTCGCTCGTACACATCAAAGGCTCAGGGTACACTGGGCTATTCCTTGCGTGGCATCGTGCCGGTTTTTGACCAGCAACAGACGATCATCGGTTTTGTGGCGGTCGGCTATCTGACGCAGGATATTGCCGAAATTGTTCATGGCTATCAGAGCGAACCGCGCACCTATATCTTGATGATGATTGTCGTTGCGCTGCTCAGTGCCTCGATTATCGCCCGATTTGTAAAAAAACAGACACTGGGCCTTGAGCCGTATGAGATCGCCGCCTTGTATCAGGAACGGGATGCCATTCTGCAGTCCATCCGTGCTGGGATCATTGCCGTAGATGGCGCATCGCGTATCCGTCTGGTCAATCAGGCGGCTTTGCAACACACCGGACTCGATGCTTCAACACCCTTGATTGGGCGGTCTGTGGCTGAGGTTTTTGCCGACAGTGATTTTAAGCCGTTGTTGCAGGCAGGGCAGGAGATCCATTTCAAAGAGCTGATCATCGACGGCCAGCCCATGTTTTTTACCAGTGTGCCCATCGTTTATCAGGGCGAAGTTATGGGATCCGTGGCCAGTTTCAGACGTAAAGAGGAGCTCGACCGGCTTGAAGAGGAGTTGCGCCAGACCAGGGAGTTTACCGAGATGTTGCGGGTTCAGGCCCACGAATATTCCAATAAGCTGCACACCTTGTCCGGTTTGCTGCAGATTCAGGCTTATGACGAGGCACTGGACCTGATTGTGCGTGAAGCGGAAGATTATCAGAGCCTGATCCAGTTTTTGACCCGTGCGGTTCCGCATCCAATGATTGCGGCCATCATTCTCGGCAAATACAATCGCGCCCAGGAACTCAAGGTGGCATTCAGTATTGATCCCGACAGCACCATGGCGGATATCCCGGACAGTCTCAACCAGCAGAAACTGGTGACGATCCTCGGTAATCTGCTGGATAATGCTTTGGAAGCGGCGCAGCGGAATTCAGATGCTCCGGCTAAAATCCAGCTCTTCATGACCGATATCGGTCACGATCTGATTTTTGAAATCGAGGATTCCGGCAGCGGCATCGACCCGGACAAGCAGGAGCACGTGTTTATCAAAGGCTATTCGTCCAAAAGTGATGAATCCGCAACGCACGGCGCGCATGGTGTCGGATTGTACCTGGTGCGGGAAAAAGTGGAAGAGCTGGCCGGACAGGTCACCATCTCAACAGGAGACCTGGGAGGTGCCCTGTTTACTCTGATTATCCCCAAGCAACCCGACAGGGAGGACGTCTGA
- a CDS encoding dihydrolipoyl dehydrogenase has product MEQFDVIVIGSGGGTKIALPAAKRGLKTALIERDAFGGTCLNRGCIPSKMLIYPADMIHAIRHARRVNVCADQNIEGNFPALVQRVTQTVTQMSEHFVDGVRRLDQLDYIDGSARFVADKVIEVNGRQLTAPSIFIATGARPSIPNIPGLAGTPYMTSTEALRCDQLPARMIIIGASYIACELGHVYEAFGTETHFLVRSALLRQEDEDIRTAFAEDFRQRHTLHMGFEPINVTWEDDLFCVRVRHNEKGIEKNLYAEALLVSTGVDPVTDDLGLENTAITCTEKGFIAVNDHLQTAVPGVYALGDCVGNYLFRHSVNYEGEYLMRTLFEAPSDEPIHYGAMPRAVFTVPEVAVVGAGEKQLQEQGVDYVVGRADYADSNMGMARMLENGFAKLLFERSSHRLLGAHIIGEEASDLIHMLILGLQQQVTVEDLLQMIYIHPALPELIRDAVRDARSQLS; this is encoded by the coding sequence ATGGAACAGTTTGATGTGATTGTGATCGGTTCCGGTGGTGGCACCAAAATCGCCCTACCCGCTGCCAAGCGGGGACTGAAAACCGCTCTGATTGAACGTGACGCATTTGGCGGTACCTGCCTCAATCGCGGCTGCATTCCCTCGAAAATGCTGATCTATCCGGCGGATATGATCCATGCCATTCGCCATGCGCGGCGCGTCAATGTCTGCGCCGATCAGAACATCGAAGGAAATTTTCCGGCTCTGGTACAACGTGTTACACAAACGGTCACACAGATGTCTGAGCATTTTGTCGATGGGGTTCGTCGCTTGGATCAGCTCGATTACATCGACGGCAGTGCCCGCTTTGTTGCCGACAAGGTGATTGAAGTCAACGGCCGCCAACTGACCGCCCCCTCGATTTTTATTGCCACGGGCGCACGCCCCTCGATCCCGAATATTCCCGGCCTTGCAGGCACACCGTACATGACCAGCACTGAAGCACTGCGCTGCGATCAATTACCGGCACGAATGATTATTATCGGCGCAAGCTATATCGCCTGTGAGCTTGGTCATGTCTATGAAGCGTTTGGTACCGAAACGCACTTCCTGGTACGTAGCGCGCTGTTGCGTCAGGAAGACGAAGATATCCGTACCGCCTTTGCCGAGGATTTTCGCCAGCGCCACACACTGCATATGGGATTTGAGCCAATCAACGTTACCTGGGAAGACGATCTGTTCTGTGTTCGCGTGCGTCACAACGAAAAAGGCATTGAAAAAAATCTTTATGCCGAGGCCTTGCTGGTCAGTACCGGGGTTGATCCGGTGACCGACGATCTGGGCCTGGAAAATACGGCGATCACCTGTACCGAAAAAGGCTTTATCGCGGTCAACGACCATTTGCAGACAGCGGTTCCCGGTGTCTATGCCCTGGGCGATTGCGTCGGCAACTATTTGTTCCGCCACAGCGTCAACTATGAAGGGGAATATCTGATGCGCACCCTGTTTGAAGCACCCAGCGACGAACCGATCCACTACGGTGCCATGCCTCGCGCGGTGTTTACCGTGCCGGAAGTGGCCGTGGTCGGAGCCGGAGAAAAACAGCTTCAGGAACAAGGGGTGGATTACGTGGTCGGCCGTGCCGACTATGCAGACAGCAATATGGGCATGGCGCGTATGCTGGAGAACGGTTTTGCCAAGCTGCTGTTTGAACGCAGCAGTCACAGATTGCTTGGCGCCCACATCATCGGTGAAGAGGCCTCAGACCTGATTCACATGCTGATCCTCGGCTTGCAGCAACAGGTGACGGTTGAAGATCTGCTGCAGATGATCTATATCCATCCGGCATTGCCGGAGTTGATTCGCGATGCGGTGCGCGATGCCCGCAGTCAATTGTCCTGA
- a CDS encoding diguanylate cyclase, producing the protein MRSTFRSYRFQLPVAIVAFIVTMSVMEFFSYQYRQLHLTQQRNEVMAKASMLRAQIEYEIHTTLNLTLGLVVFVSSHPDFTTEDFNKVAAVLHQKAPNVRNIALCKDYIIRYIYPFEGNEAALGLDYRTIPEQLDSIQRAFDSGKTVIAGPVDLVQGGRGFISRVPIYTIPDQRLWGLVSLVIDADTFYTECGLDSVDSNLLVALRGRDGSGAQGAFFYGEPSLFSRDAVLQEITLPVGSWQMAVIPAAGWGHSAGVLFAFRVCSFLLAAIVATLYFALIKSYQRNRKLALHDPLTRLANRRFFDRYLEQSLAVARRNNQKLCLLYLDLNNFKPINDTYGHKKGDQVLVAIAQRLNSTLRHSDLISRIGGDEFVVILSNFAEANAIDTVVAKLREALSAPIDLGSAGSVTLDTSIGISSFPEDGLTADQLLKQADIAMYDDKQRLKAIDQDN; encoded by the coding sequence ATGCGTTCGACGTTTCGATCATACCGATTCCAGCTGCCTGTCGCCATTGTTGCGTTTATTGTCACCATGTCGGTGATGGAGTTTTTTTCCTATCAGTACCGTCAGCTGCATCTGACGCAACAACGTAACGAAGTGATGGCCAAAGCCAGTATGCTGCGGGCGCAGATCGAGTATGAAATTCATACCACACTTAATCTGACACTGGGCCTGGTGGTGTTTGTCTCAAGCCATCCCGATTTCACGACAGAAGACTTCAACAAGGTTGCGGCGGTTTTGCATCAGAAAGCGCCTAATGTACGCAATATTGCGCTCTGCAAAGACTATATCATCCGCTACATTTATCCGTTTGAGGGCAATGAGGCCGCTTTGGGGCTCGATTACCGGACGATTCCCGAACAACTGGATTCGATCCAGCGGGCGTTTGATAGCGGTAAAACAGTGATCGCCGGGCCGGTGGATCTCGTTCAGGGCGGGCGTGGTTTTATCAGTCGGGTGCCGATTTACACCATTCCCGATCAGCGCCTGTGGGGCCTGGTCAGTCTGGTGATTGATGCCGATACGTTCTATACCGAATGTGGGCTCGACTCGGTCGATTCAAACCTGTTGGTTGCGTTACGGGGGCGCGATGGATCTGGCGCGCAGGGGGCATTTTTTTATGGCGAGCCCTCACTGTTTTCGAGAGATGCCGTCCTTCAGGAGATCACGCTGCCGGTCGGTTCATGGCAGATGGCGGTCATCCCCGCAGCGGGTTGGGGCCACTCCGCCGGTGTGCTCTTTGCGTTTCGGGTGTGCAGTTTCCTGCTGGCCGCCATTGTGGCAACACTCTATTTTGCTCTGATCAAATCCTATCAGCGCAATCGGAAACTCGCCCTTCACGATCCCTTGACCCGTCTGGCAAACCGGCGATTTTTTGATCGTTATCTGGAGCAGAGTCTGGCTGTTGCCCGGCGCAACAACCAGAAATTGTGCCTGCTCTATCTCGACCTGAACAACTTCAAGCCGATCAATGACACCTACGGCCACAAGAAAGGCGATCAGGTCCTCGTCGCCATTGCGCAGCGGTTGAACAGCACGTTACGTCATTCTGATTTGATTTCACGCATCGGCGGCGATGAGTTTGTGGTGATTTTGTCAAACTTTGCGGAAGCGAATGCCATTGACACGGTGGTTGCCAAATTGCGCGAAGCCCTGTCCGCCCCGATTGATCTTGGCAGTGCCGGTTCCGTCACATTGGACACCAGTATCGGAATCAGCAGCTTCCCAGAGGACGGTTTGACGGCCGATCAGTTGCTCAAGCAGGCCGATATTGCCATGTATGATGACAAGCAACGGCTGAAAGCCATCGATCAGGACAATTGA
- a CDS encoding SpoIIE family protein phosphatase has translation MEITRAFLSSIINSSDDAILGMRLDGQIISWNEAAEKIYGYRREQILHKSLWQLCLPERHDEIHQLLNAVEKGQRISHFQTMHLRRDGQSIFVSLSISPLVGDDGQCVGAALISRDITRQWHEQQVLEETREKYQQIFHRESDAIVLIDAKRRSISEVNDAACRLYGYGQDEFLQLTFNALLVDSEQGKLDLARCLCGEVDVLPASQHRRRDGSVFSAEVSISSILCGGHRTLVAIIRDISERQKAQALRQSLAMAREIQRKLLPRGEVCHAPLDLYASSRYCEEIGGDFYDFFLPDEQHPLLSFAVGDVSGHGVGAALLMAMVKGVFRLSIEQLSCDLQRLFSVINRHLVEHSQDDNFMTLFCGQYHPQTSRLVWNSAGHGPVFWYHSPSATIEELATTGYPLGINADARYQPEEGIVLSSGDILVIGTDGIWEARNSAGEMFGTERLRQVLASHIEKSARGIHDKIMTHLDQFVGQARQEDDISLMIVKFLPEHPLVRQQPCPEG, from the coding sequence ATGGAGATCACCCGCGCCTTTCTCAGTTCGATCATCAACTCTTCCGACGATGCCATTCTCGGCATGCGTCTGGATGGCCAGATTATCAGCTGGAATGAGGCGGCGGAAAAAATCTACGGCTATCGCCGTGAACAGATTCTCCATAAATCGTTATGGCAGTTGTGCCTCCCCGAACGACACGACGAAATCCATCAGCTCCTCAATGCGGTGGAAAAAGGGCAACGGATCAGTCATTTCCAGACCATGCATCTGCGTCGTGACGGACAGTCGATTTTTGTCTCGCTGTCGATCTCACCATTGGTTGGCGACGATGGCCAATGTGTCGGTGCCGCACTGATTTCGCGGGATATTACCCGGCAATGGCATGAACAGCAGGTTTTGGAGGAAACCCGCGAAAAATATCAGCAGATTTTTCATCGCGAGTCGGATGCAATTGTTCTGATTGACGCCAAACGACGCTCGATCAGTGAGGTCAATGATGCGGCCTGTCGTTTGTATGGCTATGGCCAGGACGAATTTTTGCAGCTGACCTTTAACGCGCTGCTGGTGGACAGCGAGCAGGGTAAGCTCGATCTGGCGCGCTGTTTGTGTGGCGAGGTGGATGTGCTGCCGGCCAGTCAGCATCGACGGCGTGATGGCAGCGTTTTTAGTGCCGAAGTCTCCATCAGCTCTATTCTCTGCGGCGGACATCGGACGCTGGTTGCGATCATTCGCGATATCAGCGAGCGGCAGAAAGCCCAGGCCTTACGGCAGTCTCTGGCTATGGCGAGGGAAATTCAGCGTAAACTTCTGCCTCGTGGAGAAGTGTGTCATGCGCCGCTCGATCTTTATGCCTCGTCACGCTATTGTGAAGAGATTGGCGGAGATTTTTACGACTTCTTTCTTCCGGATGAACAGCATCCTTTGCTCAGTTTTGCCGTCGGCGATGTTTCCGGACATGGCGTTGGTGCTGCCCTGCTGATGGCCATGGTCAAAGGAGTCTTTCGGCTGTCCATTGAACAGCTCAGCTGTGATTTGCAGCGGCTGTTTTCAGTGATCAACCGCCATCTGGTGGAGCACAGCCAGGACGACAACTTCATGACGTTGTTCTGCGGCCAATATCACCCGCAGACCTCGCGACTGGTGTGGAATTCAGCCGGCCATGGACCGGTGTTCTGGTATCACAGTCCCAGTGCAACGATTGAGGAATTGGCCACAACCGGTTATCCTTTAGGGATCAATGCCGATGCGCGCTATCAGCCGGAAGAAGGGATCGTGTTGTCGAGTGGCGATATTCTGGTGATTGGCACCGATGGTATCTGGGAGGCGCGGAACAGTGCCGGGGAGATGTTCGGCACAGAACGGCTGCGGCAAGTTCTCGCCAGCCATATTGAAAAATCGGCCCGTGGTATTCATGATAAAATCATGACCCATCTGGATCAATTTGTCGGCCAGGCCCGTCAGGAAGATGATATCAGCCTGATGATTGTCAAGTTTCTGCCAGAGCATCCTCTGGTGCGGCAACAACCCTGTCCAGAGGGTTAA
- a CDS encoding YajD family HNH nuclease produces the protein MVRHFRPTSHKRPQLKSAEERDAFVRQAKSEQQDNRNYRERSLELHGWICAKCGREFTLDTLHLLTVHHIDGCHDNNPADGSNWENLCIYCHDDEHSRGLLADALKKDG, from the coding sequence ATGGTTCGTCATTTTCGCCCAACATCGCATAAAAGACCGCAGCTCAAATCCGCAGAGGAGAGAGATGCATTTGTCCGTCAGGCCAAGTCTGAGCAGCAGGATAACCGCAATTATCGGGAGCGCTCCCTGGAATTGCATGGCTGGATCTGCGCCAAGTGTGGACGGGAGTTCACGCTTGATACTCTGCATTTGCTCACGGTGCATCACATTGATGGTTGTCACGACAATAACCCTGCGGATGGCAGCAATTGGGAAAATCTGTGTATTTACTGCCATGATGATGAACACAGCCGTGGCCTGTTGGCCGATGCCCTGAAAAAAGACGGATAG
- a CDS encoding TraR/DksA C4-type zinc finger protein, translating into MKRVAGSYHPHEDEPYMNQRQLDYFETLLKRWRTQLQQEAHEATREMREENVRAAELVEQSLSEYQRRMTLITHDRKNRLLAQIEAALLRIKEGSYGYCVETGEEIGLRRLLAYPAAFLLVEVQEAREHRSRLFANGAG; encoded by the coding sequence ATGAAGCGTGTTGCCGGTTCTTATCATCCCCATGAAGACGAACCCTACATGAACCAGCGCCAACTGGACTATTTCGAAACACTGCTTAAACGATGGCGTACCCAGCTGCAACAGGAAGCGCATGAGGCCACACGGGAAATGCGCGAAGAGAACGTTCGTGCTGCCGAGTTGGTCGAGCAGAGTCTTAGCGAGTATCAGCGTCGCATGACTCTAATCACCCATGACCGCAAAAACCGCCTGCTGGCACAAATCGAGGCGGCGTTGCTGCGGATTAAAGAGGGCAGCTACGGCTATTGTGTCGAAACCGGTGAAGAGATCGGCTTGCGCCGGTTACTTGCGTATCCGGCAGCTTTTTTGCTGGTTGAAGTTCAGGAAGCCCGCGAACACCGCAGTCGCCTATTTGCCAACGGCGCTGGTTAA
- a CDS encoding LysR family transcriptional regulator — MDIRQIKTFLAVAEHLNFTRAAEALRLAQPAVSISIAKLEEALELTLFNRQGRHITLTAEGEVFLRHAQRIVDDLSSAEREMTELKGLVRGEVRIGIPPMLSSYYFPRVISEFHAAYPNLNLSVMGQGAGEIQQLIRSGDVDLGVIAGSNIPDGLEARCFVREEIVACVPQEHALARRDSLRLDELWREPLILFKQGFYMREWIDSLQRDLPQTPNVVFETNLFSLVRSLIREGVGVSTLLRMVVADEPQVAAVSFAPPLYLDLHIAWKSDGYLSQANQAFRDFLLERIEAYR, encoded by the coding sequence ATGGACATACGTCAAATCAAAACTTTTCTCGCCGTGGCCGAGCATCTCAATTTTACCCGGGCGGCCGAAGCCCTGCGCCTGGCCCAGCCGGCGGTGAGTATTTCCATTGCGAAGCTGGAAGAGGCGCTGGAACTGACCCTGTTTAATCGCCAGGGCCGCCACATCACGCTGACCGCCGAGGGCGAAGTGTTTCTGCGCCATGCTCAGCGCATTGTTGATGATCTGTCCAGTGCCGAACGGGAGATGACCGAGCTTAAAGGGCTGGTGCGCGGCGAGGTGCGCATCGGGATTCCGCCGATGCTGAGTTCCTATTATTTCCCGCGGGTGATCAGTGAGTTTCATGCTGCCTATCCCAACCTGAATTTGTCGGTGATGGGGCAGGGCGCCGGAGAGATCCAGCAACTGATCCGTTCCGGCGACGTCGACCTCGGCGTGATCGCCGGCAGCAACATTCCCGACGGGCTGGAGGCGCGTTGTTTTGTCCGCGAGGAGATTGTCGCCTGTGTGCCGCAAGAACATGCGTTAGCCCGGCGCGACAGTTTGCGTTTGGACGAGCTGTGGCGCGAACCGTTGATTCTGTTTAAGCAGGGCTTTTACATGCGCGAATGGATCGACTCGTTGCAGCGCGACCTGCCGCAGACTCCAAATGTCGTGTTTGAAACCAACCTGTTCTCCCTGGTGCGCTCACTGATCCGTGAGGGTGTCGGTGTCTCGACCCTGTTGCGCATGGTCGTGGCCGATGAACCACAGGTGGCAGCGGTGTCGTTTGCACCGCCGTTGTATCTGGATCTGCACATTGCCTGGAAGTCGGATGGCTATCTGTCTCAGGCGAACCAGGCGTTTCGCGATTTTCTCCTGGAGCGGATTGAGGCGTATCGCTAG
- a CDS encoding MFS transporter — translation MTPPSIERGTSDYHRANLALFIAGFVTFSTLYTFQPLFPLLVREFSISPATASLTLSVATFALAWMLPISGSISDSFGRKKLMGGSLILTSLISVLCATSTTLPSLLALRLLQGIVVAGVPAVAMAYLNDEMSPRAIGAAMGLYIAGNACGGMTGRILTSWLVDLFAWQATIALIGFSAVLMSLLFWVLLPPSHHFERQPFHLKKISLSLIHHLRDPGLICLFLLAFLFMGSFVTVYNYVTFYLLAPPYDLSQSQVALIFFAYAFGAGGSTIIGGLTERYGRTRLITLSVVTMIIGILITLLKPLAAIVIGIVILTIGFFAAHALASAWVGVRVPVARAQASSLYLLAYYLGSSISGTGGGYVWSAWGWSGIVGLVVSLLGIAVVAIWVLSGIEKKYS, via the coding sequence ATGACACCACCCAGCATCGAACGCGGCACCAGCGACTATCATCGCGCCAATCTGGCGTTGTTCATCGCCGGGTTTGTCACTTTTTCCACCCTGTACACCTTTCAGCCGCTGTTTCCATTGTTGGTACGCGAATTTTCCATTTCTCCGGCCACCGCCAGTCTGACGCTGTCCGTGGCCACCTTTGCCCTGGCCTGGATGCTGCCTATTTCCGGGTCCATCTCCGACAGCTTCGGCCGCAAAAAACTGATGGGCGGATCGTTGATTCTCACCTCGCTGATCTCGGTATTGTGCGCAACCAGTACGACGCTGCCCAGCCTGCTGGCCCTGCGCCTGCTGCAGGGCATCGTTGTTGCCGGGGTTCCGGCCGTGGCCATGGCCTACCTCAATGACGAGATGTCGCCGCGCGCCATCGGCGCGGCCATGGGGCTGTACATTGCCGGGAATGCCTGCGGCGGCATGACCGGGCGCATTCTCACCTCGTGGCTGGTCGATCTGTTTGCCTGGCAGGCGACCATCGCCCTGATCGGTTTCTCCGCGGTACTGATGAGCCTGCTGTTCTGGGTGTTGCTACCGCCGTCGCACCACTTTGAACGGCAGCCGTTTCACCTGAAAAAAATCTCCCTGTCGCTGATTCACCACCTGCGTGATCCCGGCTTGATCTGTCTGTTCCTGTTGGCGTTTCTGTTCATGGGCAGCTTTGTCACCGTGTACAACTATGTCACCTTCTACCTGTTGGCGCCCCCTTATGATCTGAGCCAGTCGCAGGTGGCGCTGATTTTCTTTGCCTACGCCTTTGGTGCCGGAGGCTCGACGATAATCGGCGGCCTCACCGAACGCTATGGGCGGACGCGTTTGATCACCCTGTCGGTGGTGACCATGATCATCGGTATTCTGATCACCCTGCTCAAACCACTGGCCGCCATCGTCATCGGCATCGTCATCCTGACCATCGGCTTTTTCGCCGCCCATGCCCTGGCCTCAGCCTGGGTGGGCGTGCGGGTGCCCGTGGCCCGCGCGCAGGCATCATCGCTGTATTTGCTGGCGTATTATCTGGGATCGAGCATTTCCGGAACCGGTGGCGGGTATGTGTGGAGTGCCTGGGGTTGGTCGGGAATTGTCGGGCTTGTGGTGAGTTTGCTGGGGATTGCTGTGGTGGCTATTTGGGTGTTGAGTGGGATTGAGAAGAAATATTCTTAG
- a CDS encoding iron-containing alcohol dehydrogenase, translated as MALADQTYGFFIPTVSLMGVGCAKETGDQAKALGASKLLIVTDAGMKALGVADTIKGYVENAGLQAVIFAGAEPNPTDKNVAAGVAAYNDNQCDGIITLGGGSSHDCGKGVGLVIGSGGNIRDFEGLNKSTQPMPPFLAINTTAGTASEMTRFCIITNTDTHVKMAIVDWRCTPNIAINDPVLMVGMPPLLTAATGMDALTHAVEAYVSTIATPITDACAVKAIEIIAEYLRPAVANGENMQARDQMAYAEYLAGMAFNNASLGYVHAMAHQLGGFYNLPHGVCNAVLLPVVCEFNAIANVKRFADIAVALGENIEGLSDVEAAEVAIDAIRRLSADVGIPAGLTELGVQEKDLETMAGNAQKDACMLTNPRKATLQQVVAIYKAAL; from the coding sequence ATGGCACTCGCAGATCAAACCTACGGTTTTTTTATCCCAACAGTTTCCCTGATGGGGGTCGGTTGCGCTAAGGAAACCGGCGACCAGGCCAAAGCGCTTGGTGCATCGAAACTTCTTATTGTCACTGATGCCGGAATGAAAGCCCTCGGCGTTGCCGACACCATCAAAGGCTATGTGGAAAATGCCGGATTGCAGGCGGTCATCTTTGCCGGGGCTGAACCGAATCCGACGGATAAAAACGTCGCCGCCGGCGTCGCGGCTTACAACGACAATCAATGTGACGGCATCATTACCCTGGGGGGCGGCAGTTCTCATGACTGCGGCAAAGGGGTCGGCCTGGTGATTGGCAGCGGCGGCAACATCCGTGATTTTGAAGGGCTTAACAAATCGACCCAACCGATGCCGCCGTTTCTGGCCATCAACACCACCGCCGGAACCGCCTCGGAAATGACCCGTTTCTGCATCATTACCAACACCGACACCCACGTCAAAATGGCCATTGTCGATTGGCGCTGTACACCGAACATTGCCATCAATGACCCGGTACTGATGGTCGGCATGCCGCCGTTACTGACCGCGGCCACCGGCATGGATGCTTTGACCCACGCGGTTGAGGCCTATGTGTCGACCATTGCCACGCCGATCACCGACGCCTGTGCCGTCAAAGCGATTGAGATCATTGCCGAGTATTTGCGCCCGGCCGTGGCCAACGGCGAGAACATGCAGGCGCGCGATCAGATGGCCTATGCCGAATACCTGGCCGGGATGGCGTTTAACAATGCCAGTCTGGGCTATGTCCACGCTATGGCGCACCAGCTCGGCGGCTTCTACAACCTGCCGCACGGCGTGTGCAACGCGGTGTTGTTGCCGGTGGTGTGTGAGTTCAACGCCATTGCCAACGTCAAGCGTTTTGCCGATATTGCCGTGGCGCTGGGCGAAAATATCGAGGGCTTGTCCGATGTGGAAGCGGCAGAGGTGGCCATTGATGCCATCCGCCGTCTGTCTGCCGATGTCGGCATTCCGGCCGGTCTGACCGAACTCGGTGTGCAAGAGAAGGATTTGGAAACCATGGCCGGGAATGCCCAGAAAGATGCCTGCATGTTGACCAACCCCCGTAAGGCCACCTTGCAGCAAGTGGTCGCCATCTACAAAGCGGCCCTGTAA